Proteins encoded together in one Flavobacteriales bacterium window:
- a CDS encoding gliding motility-associated C-terminal domain-containing protein, producing the protein MARAHHRRLVAIAALLGVADVQAQLSKWPIRTGSGEVRLIDLSAPEPVLGSLIPSFGLGGTEDVNLMTDAQGDVLFITAVDSDGKIAVRKQNGELLANGAGLWGNSSSQASAIVPRPCHPGQYFFIHHDADLHRHYFSIIDAAANGGQGAVIEKNRLLLNDVGEGIAVSHQLIGGCRWLYTFRVDEGGYRILRARISATGIDDATMIGTCAPNGAAHWWSTLKVSPANDRLAVSLPGSAPSSAGDIALWDLDPESGELSGLQQLAVSARTVSGIEFSPLGRFLYFVSNGDALNNDFGRVDLATHSAHIIDPAIGWWIMHIESAANGRLYVGSRGLGTTTIAEVAQPDADAASDVAYDPGAITFLGWGIIPSFPNSIEGEPPGTAPAPQHAAFEAVAQPDCQGHRFVPKSCNGTAWLWDFGDGWTSQAQEPVHHYGVGTFSVRLRVTACGHAHELLQPDLITVDGIQPTASFAHPDTVCQRAPVQFVNASELSTASTWFFGDGGTSSAMDPAYAYPQHGSRTITLVARNGCIMDTARSIITVLPAGVPSFHTNSDPCDERTYFVNTTDGGERFHWEFGDGDSTSSWYHPVHIFQSEGAFDVRLTTDPGDRCENTFVLTLHAGYGIIPVAWYVPNAFSPNADGVNDVLRVKGPEPCESPVMSIHNKWGQLVWEGNAEDGWDGRHGGAPAPEGVYAYIMRPRLGDAKHGWVVLVR; encoded by the coding sequence ATGGCCCGTGCCCACCATAGGCGGCTCGTCGCGATCGCTGCGTTGCTCGGCGTTGCCGATGTGCAGGCGCAATTGAGCAAATGGCCGATCCGCACGGGATCGGGTGAAGTACGGTTGATCGACCTCTCCGCTCCTGAGCCCGTCCTCGGATCGCTGATCCCTTCCTTCGGATTGGGCGGCACTGAAGATGTGAACCTGATGACCGACGCGCAGGGCGATGTGCTCTTCATCACCGCTGTCGATAGCGATGGGAAGATCGCCGTGCGCAAGCAGAACGGCGAATTGCTCGCCAACGGCGCCGGCCTTTGGGGCAACAGCAGCAGTCAGGCCAGCGCGATCGTGCCGCGGCCCTGCCATCCGGGACAGTATTTCTTCATCCATCACGACGCGGACCTGCATCGGCACTACTTCAGCATCATCGATGCCGCTGCGAACGGAGGCCAGGGAGCGGTGATCGAGAAGAACCGGCTCCTGCTCAACGACGTGGGCGAAGGCATCGCGGTCTCGCACCAGTTGATCGGCGGCTGCCGTTGGCTCTACACCTTCCGCGTGGATGAAGGCGGATACCGGATCCTGCGCGCGCGGATCTCGGCAACGGGGATCGATGATGCGACCATGATCGGCACTTGCGCACCCAACGGCGCAGCGCACTGGTGGAGCACGTTGAAGGTCTCCCCGGCTAACGATCGGCTGGCCGTGAGCCTGCCGGGCAGTGCGCCGAGCAGCGCAGGCGACATCGCGCTGTGGGACCTCGATCCCGAGTCCGGTGAGCTCTCAGGCCTGCAGCAGCTCGCCGTGAGCGCGCGCACCGTGAGCGGCATCGAGTTCTCCCCGCTCGGCCGGTTCCTGTACTTCGTGAGCAACGGCGATGCCTTGAACAACGATTTCGGCCGCGTGGACCTGGCCACGCATTCCGCCCACATCATCGACCCGGCGATCGGCTGGTGGATCATGCACATCGAAAGCGCCGCCAACGGCAGGCTCTACGTGGGATCGCGCGGCTTAGGCACAACCACCATCGCTGAAGTGGCCCAGCCCGATGCCGATGCGGCGAGTGATGTAGCCTACGACCCCGGCGCCATCACCTTCCTGGGCTGGGGCATCATACCCTCTTTCCCTAACAGCATCGAAGGGGAACCGCCCGGCACGGCCCCAGCGCCCCAGCATGCCGCGTTCGAGGCCGTGGCGCAGCCCGATTGCCAAGGGCACCGCTTCGTGCCCAAGAGTTGCAATGGCACCGCATGGCTCTGGGATTTCGGCGATGGATGGACCAGCCAGGCCCAAGAGCCCGTGCACCATTACGGGGTGGGAACCTTCAGCGTCCGCTTGCGCGTCACCGCTTGCGGACACGCGCACGAGCTGCTCCAGCCGGACCTGATCACCGTCGATGGCATCCAGCCGACCGCTTCCTTCGCGCACCCCGATACCGTATGCCAGCGCGCGCCGGTGCAATTCGTGAATGCATCGGAACTCTCCACAGCGTCAACGTGGTTCTTCGGTGATGGCGGAACGAGCAGCGCAATGGACCCCGCGTACGCCTATCCGCAGCATGGATCAAGGACGATCACGCTTGTCGCGCGCAACGGCTGCATCATGGATACCGCGCGTTCGATCATCACCGTGCTTCCCGCCGGGGTCCCGTCCTTCCACACGAACAGCGATCCCTGCGATGAACGAACCTACTTCGTGAACACCACGGACGGTGGCGAGCGCTTCCATTGGGAATTCGGAGATGGTGACAGCACCAGCTCGTGGTACCACCCCGTGCACATCTTCCAGAGCGAAGGAGCCTTTGATGTGCGACTCACCACCGATCCCGGCGACCGGTGCGAGAACACCTTCGTGCTCACGCTGCATGCGGGCTATGGCATCATCCCGGTGGCGTGGTACGTGCCGAACGCTTTCAGCCCCAACGCCGATGGGGTGAACGACGTGCTTCGCGTCAAAGGCCCTGAACCTTGCGAGTCACCGGTGATGAGCATCCATAACAAGTGGGGGCAACTGGTGTGGGAAGGGAACGCCGAGGACGGCTGGGATGGTCGCCATGGCGGAGCGCCTGCGCCTGAAGGCGTGTACGCATACATCATGAGACCGCGCCTCGGCGATGCGAAGCATGGCTGGGTGGTGCTGGTGCGGTAG
- a CDS encoding class I SAM-dependent methyltransferase — protein METVRVSSWFAHLVKARNRHGVHSPFVFDLIEHVLRARPALPEHAAIEALRQDLLDSDQEITVNDLGAGSRVSDKAVRRVAEMARACMKPARQAQLLQRLARMTGARQVLELGTSFGLTTLYLAQGAENGTVTTIEGCPQVQRIALHHFEQLKQRNIVPVLGSFHRTLPEALHRMGRIDLAFIDGHHAEEPTMAYFEQCLTKSHDATVIVIDDIHWSRGMEAAWARIKEHHRVTVTIDLYGMGLVFLRGGQAKEHFRLRY, from the coding sequence ATGGAGACCGTCCGTGTGAGCAGCTGGTTCGCGCACCTGGTGAAGGCGCGCAATCGGCATGGCGTGCACAGTCCTTTCGTGTTCGACCTGATCGAGCATGTGCTGCGCGCACGCCCCGCTTTGCCCGAGCATGCTGCGATCGAAGCGCTCCGCCAGGACCTGTTGGACAGCGATCAGGAGATTACCGTGAACGACCTGGGCGCCGGCTCGCGGGTCTCGGACAAGGCCGTGCGCAGGGTGGCCGAAATGGCGCGTGCCTGCATGAAACCCGCCCGTCAGGCGCAGTTGCTCCAGCGATTGGCGCGCATGACCGGCGCGCGCCAGGTGCTTGAGCTCGGCACCAGCTTCGGGCTCACCACGCTGTACCTGGCCCAGGGTGCAGAGAACGGCACCGTGACCACCATCGAAGGCTGCCCGCAGGTTCAGCGGATCGCACTGCATCATTTCGAGCAATTGAAGCAGCGAAACATCGTGCCCGTGCTGGGCAGTTTCCACCGCACTTTGCCCGAAGCCCTTCATCGCATGGGCCGGATCGATCTGGCCTTCATCGACGGGCATCATGCCGAAGAACCCACCATGGCCTACTTCGAGCAATGCCTGACCAAGTCGCATGACGCCACAGTGATCGTGATCGACGACATCCACTGGAGCCGCGGCATGGAAGCCGCTTGGGCACGGATCAAGGAGCACCACCGGGTCACCGTCACCATCGACCTGTACGGCATGGGGCTGGTATTCCTGCGCGGCGGGCAGGCGAAGGAGCACTTCCGCCTCCGCTACTGA
- a CDS encoding PKD domain-containing protein — translation MRSLHGLLLCAWALMASGQLQRWPVRGVDGVRMMDLTTPVPTVGPLITGFGTGGEEDVNAMTDAAGNLLFCNAVSSANEIRVLDANLNQMPNGFGLNGHSSTLQSAICPIPCHPDRYYVFHLLTGAGDLFYSIVDMSLNGGLGDVTQKNVLIGTGFTEGMAISHQLNNGCRWLFSSVRNGPAYEVVRCLISQTGIGPPTVIASVSPNGTVYNFNEIELSPDNTRLAMSVFTTAPTEPDIVVWDLALQTGTLTNQQGHSVSSDPINGIQFSPAGGYVYFVGNGNNDAMDFGRVQVPGGAVDIIDANMGRYLTMTELAGNGRIYVAMNYNHDYMAEVAFPDAPALAGIGYNHDAVFITAAGCRPPLPNAIEGEPPGSTTTPGFIEFTAIPQGSCDTYLFVDSTCLGTWWEWDLGDGTVTNDPTPLHTYSAGVYDVTLRVVACGDTLTLIKPAYITANSAPIDAMFSMPPAVCVGDAISFINTSIGATAYEWSFGDGGTSTDAEPSHAFTASGQYTVTLVAGSTCLSDTMSATITIEDGADASFEVDGDPCTGLIQFNNTSTAGSSWSWDFGDGTTSALPSPTHLFAPGSYDVMLIGAPGSACADTAMTVVTVDEAPIAVFSTTTGCDQTVVLTDLSTGAVSWIWDFGDGSFGNTPDTTHAFASPGDYDITLTVTSASGCQVSAVQSVSVEPAPLASISVLGDSCQTTFTFDASASSASTVTWQFGDGSSATGFNPTHTYASFGAYVVTLIADPGSACADTLTAAVNALQPPEAEFTAVTDCGMQVNLTSQSILANTLNWNLGDGTFAADPSLTHGYADPGDYIITLVAYGPNGCSDTAAFNISIGADPIASFEILGDSCSNERTFMSTSVWTSGYSWQFGDGGTSVLESPTHAFGIGSFTVLLIADPGSPCADSAWAVVEISQPPLAAFSDSTGCHLDVHLEDQSQFSSSVLWNYGDGEAGTSAVHDFASPGTYEILLVATNELGCTDTASAIITIQAPATASFSASMEPCTQELRINNSSTGAASFNWSFGDGAVSVERDPDHDYIEGGSYIITLIAGDANGCADTASVEVDASFAGIAAGYFVPNVFTPNGDEINDVFQVVGPAECQGPSIRIFNRWGEQVFESAGNEPWDGTVAGQMAPDGIYVYILEFAQEEVHGHVALLR, via the coding sequence ATGAGAAGCCTCCACGGATTGCTCCTGTGCGCCTGGGCGCTCATGGCAAGCGGCCAGCTGCAGCGCTGGCCTGTCCGCGGCGTTGATGGCGTGCGCATGATGGACCTCACGACTCCGGTCCCAACAGTAGGACCGTTGATCACAGGCTTCGGCACCGGGGGCGAAGAGGACGTGAACGCCATGACCGATGCCGCCGGGAACCTCCTTTTCTGCAACGCAGTCTCCAGCGCCAACGAGATCAGGGTCCTTGATGCCAACCTGAACCAGATGCCGAACGGGTTCGGGCTGAATGGGCATAGCAGCACGCTCCAATCCGCCATCTGCCCCATTCCCTGCCACCCCGATCGCTACTACGTGTTCCATTTGCTCACGGGAGCGGGTGACCTGTTCTACTCCATCGTGGACATGTCCTTGAACGGCGGGCTCGGCGATGTGACCCAGAAGAATGTCCTCATCGGCACCGGCTTCACCGAAGGCATGGCCATCAGCCACCAGCTGAACAACGGCTGCCGATGGCTATTCAGCAGCGTGCGCAACGGACCAGCGTATGAGGTGGTGCGCTGCCTCATCTCGCAAACCGGCATCGGGCCTCCTACTGTCATCGCCAGTGTGTCGCCTAACGGCACGGTTTACAACTTCAACGAGATCGAACTCTCGCCTGACAACACGCGCCTAGCCATGAGCGTGTTCACCACCGCCCCGACGGAGCCGGACATCGTGGTCTGGGACCTCGCGCTCCAAACCGGAACGCTCACCAACCAGCAGGGCCACTCGGTGAGCAGCGACCCGATCAACGGCATCCAATTCTCGCCGGCAGGAGGCTATGTGTACTTCGTGGGCAACGGCAACAACGATGCGATGGACTTCGGGCGGGTGCAAGTTCCCGGCGGGGCGGTGGACATCATCGACGCGAACATGGGACGCTACCTGACCATGACCGAGCTTGCGGGCAACGGCCGCATCTACGTAGCCATGAACTACAACCATGACTACATGGCCGAGGTGGCCTTCCCTGATGCTCCGGCCTTGGCGGGCATCGGATACAACCATGATGCGGTCTTCATCACGGCCGCGGGCTGCAGGCCCCCCTTGCCAAACGCCATCGAAGGCGAGCCTCCGGGCTCCACCACCACGCCCGGCTTCATCGAGTTCACTGCCATCCCGCAAGGCTCCTGCGATACCTACCTGTTCGTTGACAGCACCTGCCTGGGCACCTGGTGGGAATGGGATCTCGGCGACGGCACGGTGACCAACGACCCCACGCCCTTGCACACCTATTCGGCCGGCGTGTATGATGTGACCTTGCGCGTGGTGGCCTGCGGTGATACGCTGACCCTGATCAAGCCTGCGTACATAACAGCCAACTCCGCACCGATTGATGCGATGTTCTCCATGCCGCCCGCCGTGTGCGTGGGCGATGCGATAAGCTTCATCAATACGAGCATCGGTGCGACGGCCTATGAGTGGAGCTTCGGCGATGGAGGAACATCAACGGATGCAGAGCCATCCCATGCGTTCACCGCCTCCGGCCAGTACACCGTGACGCTCGTTGCCGGATCCACGTGCCTGTCGGACACCATGAGCGCGACCATTACCATTGAGGATGGCGCCGATGCGTCGTTCGAGGTGGATGGTGATCCCTGCACCGGGCTCATCCAATTCAACAATACCTCAACGGCCGGCTCTTCGTGGAGCTGGGATTTCGGTGACGGGACGACCTCCGCTCTGCCGAGCCCGACTCATCTTTTCGCTCCGGGCTCATATGATGTCATGCTGATCGGGGCTCCTGGATCGGCCTGCGCGGATACGGCCATGACCGTGGTGACGGTGGATGAGGCGCCGATCGCCGTGTTCTCGACCACCACCGGATGCGATCAGACCGTGGTGCTCACCGACCTGAGCACCGGTGCCGTATCGTGGATCTGGGACTTCGGGGATGGTTCCTTCGGCAACACGCCGGACACGACCCATGCGTTCGCATCGCCCGGTGATTACGACATTACCCTCACGGTCACCAGCGCGTCCGGATGCCAAGTCAGCGCGGTCCAGAGCGTTTCCGTTGAGCCGGCGCCGTTGGCCTCGATCAGCGTGCTCGGAGATTCCTGCCAAACCACCTTCACCTTCGATGCCTCTGCCTCCAGCGCATCCACGGTGACCTGGCAGTTCGGTGACGGGAGCTCGGCGACCGGCTTCAACCCAACACACACCTATGCATCCTTCGGTGCGTACGTGGTGACCCTGATCGCTGACCCGGGCTCGGCTTGCGCGGACACTTTAACCGCGGCCGTGAATGCGCTCCAGCCGCCTGAAGCTGAATTCACTGCCGTGACCGATTGCGGCATGCAGGTGAACCTCACCAGCCAAAGCATCCTCGCCAACACGCTCAATTGGAACCTCGGCGATGGCACGTTCGCTGCGGACCCAAGCCTTACCCACGGATATGCTGATCCCGGTGATTACATCATCACCCTAGTGGCATACGGCCCCAATGGCTGCTCCGATACTGCTGCGTTCAACATCAGCATCGGAGCGGATCCCATCGCATCATTCGAGATCCTTGGCGACAGCTGCTCCAACGAACGCACGTTCATGAGCACCAGCGTTTGGACGAGCGGGTACTCTTGGCAATTCGGCGATGGCGGCACGTCCGTGCTGGAATCCCCGACCCACGCCTTCGGCATCGGGAGCTTCACTGTCCTGCTGATCGCTGACCCCGGATCGCCCTGCGCCGACTCCGCTTGGGCCGTGGTCGAGATCTCCCAACCGCCGCTGGCAGCCTTCAGCGATTCAACCGGCTGCCATCTCGATGTCCACCTCGAGGACCAGAGCCAATTCTCCAGCAGCGTGCTCTGGAATTATGGCGATGGGGAAGCGGGGACAAGTGCGGTGCATGATTTCGCGTCGCCCGGGACCTACGAGATCCTCCTGGTGGCCACGAATGAACTCGGCTGCACCGACACGGCAAGTGCTATCATCACGATACAGGCACCGGCGACCGCTTCTTTCTCTGCATCCATGGAACCCTGCACCCAAGAGCTCCGGATCAACAATTCAAGCACCGGGGCCGCTTCTTTCAATTGGTCGTTCGGCGATGGCGCGGTTTCCGTTGAGCGGGACCCGGACCACGATTACATCGAGGGCGGCAGCTATATCATCACGCTCATCGCAGGCGATGCCAATGGTTGCGCCGATACGGCTTCGGTTGAAGTGGACGCGAGCTTCGCCGGGATCGCCGCCGGATACTTCGTCCCGAATGTCTTCACGCCGAATGGCGACGAGATCAACGATGTTTTCCAAGTGGTCGGTCCGGCTGAATGCCAAGGGCCATCCATCCGCATCTTCAATCGCTGGGGTGAACAGGTCTTTGAATCCGCAGGCAATGAGCCTTGGGATGGCACCGTTGCCGGACAGATGGCTCCGGATGGCATCTACGTGTACATCCTGGAATTCGCGCAGGAGGAAGTGCACGGCCATGTCGCCTTGTTGCGCTGA
- a CDS encoding BamA/TamA family outer membrane protein has protein sequence MPALRAPSRSRKVGSTICSLGRTSRHILSGLTALVLLNGCDPTRRLAEDQVLVSRTRMRVIGASEVPGSELETIIKQKPNKRVLAIPFYLNMHNLPDPQRMKQWQAKKDARIDRINVRRRAKGRETLAYRRTRAQWLRETVGEPPVILDSVLTGRTTDQMELYLSKEGYFHARVSSEVALRDRAWWGRKLHRPKARVTYTAEPGMPYRLRGVRFDVDDERIRSLVQAEWDKRLLREGLRFDGDLLDQERERITDALRGNGYLYFTRDLIQYRADTTVGSHQADLVLSLERPGAPKERGLAGTAEGTSFDLRDVYISTFRPVRGSVAPVDTLREGGAIFLFQGRMRFKPKALLHPVFLHPNDRFDQGKVAGTYRRLVSTGAFDRVDISFDTTGIGKRGLTDARITLLPGKHQTVSTEGFVTNRGGALGTSINVGYRHRNIFRTLASLQAQMTVGFEAQQRIAGSGGTEESTGDVGALTAFNTLSIGPEVTFSLPRPFAGLFSKNSSSQLLLTALYNFQQRPDFTRNLVKMSIGLQWQESRANTIGLFPLEVNTIKIPRISPGFRNYLEQARNPVLLNSYTDHLIASMRATLVHSTPDAAKARNAFYLRAVAEWAGHPLLLLMAESATDSTGQSFKTVAGVRYAEFIKGELDARWRRKLHDRSSVAFRVAGGAALPYGNLGVLPFESSFFVGGANGLRAWRARSVGPGSFSEPLSAYDRIGEMRLEANAEYRFKLIGFLEGAFFTDVGNVWNLKPNAQRPGSAISSDFLSELAVGTGAGARFNFDFFIVRIDVGLQTKDPSLPKGERWLFEPKEQHEARVSDLLGSAYRYRPEVNFNLGIGYPF, from the coding sequence ATGCCTGCGCTGCGCGCGCCAAGCCGGTCGCGCAAAGTAGGCAGCACCATCTGCTCCTTGGGGCGCACCTCGCGGCATATCCTGTCAGGGCTCACGGCATTGGTCCTGCTCAATGGCTGCGACCCCACGCGCCGGTTGGCCGAGGATCAGGTGCTGGTCTCGCGCACCCGGATGCGGGTGATCGGCGCGAGCGAGGTGCCAGGCTCCGAGCTGGAGACCATCATCAAGCAGAAGCCCAACAAGCGCGTGCTGGCCATCCCCTTCTACCTGAACATGCACAACCTGCCCGACCCGCAGCGCATGAAGCAGTGGCAGGCGAAGAAGGATGCGCGCATCGACCGGATCAACGTGCGGCGGCGCGCGAAGGGACGCGAAACCCTGGCCTACCGTCGCACGCGCGCGCAATGGCTGCGCGAAACGGTGGGCGAGCCTCCGGTGATCCTGGACAGCGTGCTCACCGGGCGCACCACGGACCAGATGGAGCTCTACCTCTCGAAGGAAGGCTACTTCCATGCCCGCGTATCGAGCGAGGTTGCGCTGCGCGATAGGGCCTGGTGGGGACGGAAGCTGCACCGGCCGAAAGCCAGGGTCACCTACACGGCCGAGCCGGGCATGCCCTATCGATTGCGAGGGGTCCGCTTCGATGTGGATGATGAGCGCATCCGTTCCCTGGTGCAGGCCGAATGGGACAAGCGCCTGCTCCGCGAAGGGCTGCGCTTCGATGGAGACCTGCTCGATCAGGAGCGCGAGCGCATCACCGATGCCCTGCGCGGCAACGGCTACCTCTATTTCACGCGCGACCTGATCCAGTATCGCGCCGACACCACCGTGGGCAGCCACCAAGCGGACCTCGTGCTCAGCCTCGAGCGGCCCGGAGCGCCCAAGGAGCGGGGCCTTGCCGGTACCGCCGAAGGCACCTCCTTCGATCTGCGCGACGTGTACATCAGCACCTTCAGGCCTGTGCGCGGAAGCGTGGCCCCGGTTGACACCCTGCGCGAAGGCGGCGCCATCTTCCTGTTCCAAGGGCGCATGCGATTCAAGCCCAAGGCCCTGCTGCACCCGGTGTTCCTGCATCCGAATGACCGGTTCGACCAGGGAAAGGTCGCCGGCACCTACCGCAGGCTCGTGAGCACCGGCGCTTTCGATCGCGTAGACATCAGCTTCGACACCACCGGCATCGGCAAGCGCGGCTTGACCGATGCGCGGATCACGCTGCTGCCCGGCAAGCACCAGACCGTGAGCACCGAAGGATTCGTGACCAACCGGGGCGGCGCCTTGGGCACCTCGATCAACGTGGGCTACCGGCATCGCAACATCTTCCGCACGCTGGCCTCCTTGCAAGCCCAAATGACCGTGGGCTTCGAGGCGCAACAGCGCATCGCGGGCTCTGGCGGCACCGAGGAATCGACCGGGGACGTGGGCGCCCTCACCGCCTTCAACACCTTGAGCATCGGGCCGGAGGTCACCTTTTCATTGCCGCGCCCCTTCGCAGGCCTCTTCAGCAAGAACAGCAGCAGCCAATTGCTGCTGACCGCGCTGTACAACTTCCAGCAACGGCCGGATTTCACGCGCAACCTGGTGAAGATGAGCATCGGCCTGCAGTGGCAGGAATCGCGAGCCAACACCATCGGGCTCTTCCCCTTGGAGGTGAACACCATCAAGATCCCGCGCATCTCGCCGGGCTTCCGCAACTACCTCGAGCAAGCGCGCAACCCGGTGCTGCTCAACAGCTACACCGACCACTTGATCGCCAGCATGCGCGCAACGCTGGTGCACAGCACGCCCGATGCGGCCAAGGCGCGCAACGCCTTCTACCTGCGCGCGGTGGCCGAGTGGGCGGGCCATCCGTTGCTGTTGCTCATGGCCGAGAGCGCCACCGACAGCACCGGGCAATCATTCAAGACGGTGGCCGGCGTGCGCTACGCGGAGTTCATCAAAGGGGAGCTCGATGCCCGGTGGCGGAGGAAATTGCATGACCGCAGCAGCGTGGCGTTCCGTGTGGCCGGCGGCGCGGCGCTGCCATACGGCAACCTGGGCGTGCTGCCTTTCGAGAGCAGCTTCTTCGTGGGCGGCGCCAACGGCCTCCGTGCATGGCGGGCGCGATCGGTGGGCCCGGGTTCCTTCAGCGAGCCGCTCTCGGCCTACGACCGTATCGGCGAGATGCGCCTTGAAGCCAATGCCGAGTACCGTTTCAAGCTGATCGGATTCCTCGAGGGCGCCTTCTTCACCGATGTGGGCAACGTGTGGAACCTGAAGCCCAACGCGCAGCGGCCGGGCTCGGCGATCAGCAGCGATTTCCTGAGTGAACTGGCCGTGGGCACCGGTGCAGGCGCGCGCTTCAACTTCGATTTCTTCATCGTCCGCATCGATGTGGGATTGCAGACCAAGGACCCCTCCTTGCCGAAAGGCGAGCGCTGGCTCTTCGAACCGAAAGAGCAGCACGAGGCGCGCGTGAGCGATCTGCTCGGCAGCGCCTACCGCTACCGGCCCGAGGTGAATTTCAATCTGGGCATCGGCTATCCTTTCTGA
- a CDS encoding cob(I)yrinic acid a,c-diamide adenosyltransferase, with translation MKIYTRTGDQGQTGLLGGARVSKDDARIEAYGTVDELNSHVGMLRDLAAPHHAERLITIQETLFTIGSHLASGSNEERKRFNVPAIGDKNISELERAMDEMDKELEPMRSFILPGGHPAASQAHICRTVCRRAERRVVLLAASSDVDPALVRFLNRLSDYFFVLARHLGKLHGIADTPWRPQG, from the coding sequence ATGAAGATCTATACCCGCACCGGCGACCAAGGCCAGACCGGATTGCTCGGCGGCGCGCGCGTGTCCAAGGACGATGCCCGCATTGAAGCATACGGCACCGTGGATGAGCTGAACAGTCATGTGGGCATGCTGCGCGACCTCGCGGCGCCGCATCATGCAGAGCGTTTGATCACGATCCAGGAAACGCTCTTCACCATCGGCTCGCACTTGGCCAGCGGCAGCAACGAAGAGCGCAAGCGCTTCAACGTTCCCGCCATCGGTGACAAGAATATCTCCGAGCTCGAGCGCGCCATGGACGAAATGGACAAGGAATTGGAGCCGATGCGCAGCTTCATCCTGCCCGGCGGCCACCCTGCTGCATCGCAGGCGCACATCTGCCGCACCGTGTGCCGCAGGGCCGAGCGCCGCGTGGTGCTCCTCGCGGCAAGCAGCGATGTCGACCCTGCCCTGGTGCGCTTCCTCAACCGCCTCTCGGATTACTTCTTCGTGCTCGCCCGGCACCTCGGGAAACTGCATGGCATAGCCGACACCCCGTGGAGGCCTCAGGGCTGA
- a CDS encoding alpha/beta hydrolase, with amino-acid sequence MAWLLSALGIALLAWCGALAFYWILQERFIFLRYDTALHYRYRFGGRYQQCWLDRPDGARLHALWFKARAPRGVILYFHGHSGNLKRWGRSASRFVALGHDVLMPDPRGYGKSKGRISERALIDDAVAWHDWLADQAGPERITLYGRSLGSALATPIAAHRRARMLLLETPFNNLIDVCWSQLPLFPYRWILRYPFRNEEAIRGVLCPVRIFHGTNDPMVPLSCALKLYAAVPGHVDREAIIVEGAHHNDLWRFPRFREALRDSLK; translated from the coding sequence ATGGCATGGCTCCTGAGCGCGCTGGGCATCGCACTGCTCGCATGGTGCGGCGCGCTGGCCTTCTATTGGATCCTCCAGGAACGGTTCATCTTCCTGCGCTACGACACGGCGCTGCACTATCGCTACCGCTTCGGCGGGCGCTATCAGCAATGCTGGCTCGACCGGCCTGATGGCGCCCGGCTCCATGCATTGTGGTTCAAGGCGCGTGCTCCTCGGGGCGTCATCCTCTACTTCCACGGGCACTCCGGCAACCTCAAGCGCTGGGGGCGCAGCGCCTCGCGCTTCGTTGCCCTGGGCCACGATGTGCTGATGCCCGACCCGCGCGGATACGGCAAGAGCAAGGGGCGCATCAGCGAGCGTGCGCTCATCGACGACGCCGTGGCCTGGCACGATTGGCTCGCCGATCAAGCAGGGCCTGAGCGCATCACGCTTTACGGGCGCTCGCTCGGCAGCGCGCTGGCCACGCCCATCGCTGCGCATCGCCGTGCCCGCATGCTGCTGCTCGAAACGCCGTTCAACAACCTGATCGATGTGTGCTGGTCGCAGCTCCCGCTCTTCCCCTACCGATGGATCCTGCGCTACCCGTTCCGGAATGAAGAAGCCATACGCGGCGTCCTGTGCCCTGTGCGCATCTTCCATGGCACCAACGACCCGATGGTGCCGCTCTCCTGCGCACTCAAATTGTACGCCGCCGTTCCCGGCCACGTGGATCGCGAAGCCATCATCGTGGAAGGGGCGCACCACAACGACCTCTGGAGATTCCCGAGGTTCCGCGAGGCGCTGCGCGACTCGCTGAAGTGA